A region of Salinibacter sp. 10B DNA encodes the following proteins:
- a CDS encoding ATP-binding protein has protein sequence MPRPLSVLLIYDGPHDDHPVRQHLKESDVDVDLRGEASLPAGLEALSAADWDAILTDVERLSNDPTGIVRRCDDAGAEGPIIVLAGPTTLHAAEASLQSGAAEVLRNDRLTPALLAHLLRWATEHTRTQQHLHQREAWLRSVTKQISDGLFRSTPDGEIVYASPSFVDLLGYETEEALSRTRPDALYADPKERDRLLQAVHDQGEVSELSITFRCADGTPVRTLVSCTHIQGKEGAVEYLDGVVTMAPAPSPRTQHLQLYRDALDHSYIPAMILDAQSLDQPGAPDPRIAYANEALALMCGCDAEALHEQPLRRVISSPADAQTDLLSTLVNGRPWSGQLRTVRPNDTPIPASWFFTPLRNETGDLEYWLGVQHAPSDGRIPSSIQEQTQMTTEGTTSLKTAVLHNLSHEMRTPLTSINGFSQILKEELAPSHRHIADRIQHDSKRLQETIDSVLRLSRLETTDVSLDRTSVDLRSVVQTVHTRLHPKLEQEAIDFSFDRPSTPITAYASRSAVTRIVTNLLDNAVKFTPEGGRVALRVYQSRNASSEAVIEIEDTGIGIDEEFLPVLFDSFTQESQGLSREYGGLGLGLAIVQQLVDLLNGTIDVTTEKGTGTCVTVRLPAHAHADSSAAR, from the coding sequence TTGCCCAGACCGCTCTCCGTATTGCTCATCTACGATGGTCCCCACGACGATCATCCCGTCCGGCAGCACCTGAAGGAAAGCGATGTGGACGTGGATCTCCGGGGCGAAGCAAGTCTTCCGGCAGGACTTGAGGCTCTGTCGGCCGCAGACTGGGACGCCATCCTCACCGATGTGGAACGCCTCTCGAACGACCCGACCGGCATCGTTCGTCGGTGTGACGACGCAGGAGCCGAAGGGCCCATCATCGTTCTCGCGGGTCCAACCACGCTGCACGCCGCAGAGGCGTCCCTACAGTCTGGTGCCGCCGAAGTGCTCCGGAACGACCGCCTTACGCCCGCTCTGCTCGCGCACCTGCTCCGGTGGGCCACAGAGCACACCCGCACCCAACAACACCTCCACCAGCGGGAGGCCTGGCTTCGGTCGGTAACGAAGCAGATATCGGATGGCCTTTTTCGCAGTACGCCGGATGGAGAAATCGTCTACGCCAGTCCCTCCTTCGTCGACCTGCTCGGCTACGAGACCGAAGAGGCGCTTTCTCGTACCCGCCCCGATGCCCTTTATGCAGACCCGAAGGAACGGGATCGGTTGCTTCAAGCGGTGCACGACCAGGGGGAGGTAAGCGAATTGTCGATTACGTTTCGGTGCGCCGACGGGACTCCCGTTCGGACCCTCGTCAGCTGCACTCATATTCAGGGAAAAGAGGGCGCTGTGGAATATCTTGACGGGGTGGTGACGATGGCCCCTGCCCCCTCGCCCCGGACCCAACATCTTCAGCTGTATAGAGACGCGCTCGACCACAGCTATATTCCGGCGATGATTCTGGACGCGCAGTCTCTCGACCAACCGGGCGCCCCCGACCCGCGGATCGCATACGCGAACGAGGCCTTGGCCCTCATGTGCGGGTGCGACGCCGAGGCCCTTCACGAACAACCGCTCCGCCGGGTGATTTCGTCCCCCGCTGACGCTCAGACCGATCTTCTCTCGACACTGGTCAACGGGCGCCCCTGGTCCGGTCAACTGCGCACGGTTCGTCCCAACGACACCCCCATTCCCGCTTCGTGGTTTTTCACCCCCCTTCGGAATGAGACGGGAGATCTCGAGTACTGGCTGGGGGTACAGCATGCCCCTTCCGACGGGCGGATTCCCTCATCCATCCAAGAGCAGACACAGATGACGACAGAGGGCACAACGTCGCTCAAAACGGCCGTTCTTCACAACCTCAGCCATGAGATGCGAACCCCCCTCACGTCGATCAATGGATTCTCTCAAATCTTAAAGGAGGAGCTTGCACCGTCCCACCGTCATATCGCCGATCGGATCCAGCACGACAGCAAGCGCCTTCAGGAAACCATCGATTCGGTGCTCCGCCTCTCTCGACTGGAGACCACCGATGTTTCTCTGGACCGCACGTCTGTGGACCTGCGGTCGGTGGTGCAGACGGTGCACACCCGACTTCATCCCAAACTTGAACAAGAAGCGATCGATTTCTCCTTCGATCGCCCCTCCACGCCCATTACGGCGTACGCCTCCCGGAGCGCCGTCACGCGCATCGTGACGAACCTTCTCGACAACGCCGTCAAGTTTACTCCGGAGGGCGGCCGTGTAGCACTGCGTGTGTACCAGTCCCGCAATGCCTCTTCGGAAGCGGTTATTGAAATCGAAGACACTGGAATCGGAATCGATGAAGAATTTCTCCCCGTTCTCTTCGATTCATTCACCCAGGAGTCGCAGGGCCTGTCACGGGAATACGGCGGGTTGGGACTCGGACTCGCGATTGTACAGCAACTTGTCGATCTGCTCAACGGAACGATCGACGTTACAACAGAGAAGGGCACCGGAACCTGTGTCACCGTGCGGCTTCCCGCACACGCACATGCCGACTCGTCGGCCGCACGCTGA
- a CDS encoding prephenate dehydrogenase, with product MIDRIAILGTGLIGGSLGLAWKERRPDCTIVGHDRPDVLETAEARGAIDEKAADPVTAVEAADLVVLATPLATVLTLLESIGPHVPDDAIITDVGSVKSPVLDQAADVLPDDRQFLGGHPMAGAEHAGIDHADPLLFENAVYLLCLPDDQDETALDGPLAPVVDLVEATGARPLLLSPERHDRLVAAVSHLPQLLAVALVNTVAEADDPDEATNLALELAGGGFRDMTRIADSPFDMWRDILVGNEGPIHDALSDFRRTLRRLRNRLIEDDLEGLEDAFTDAQTARDAVPGDSKGFLHPLADVYVRAPDEPGIIHELTGHLVEANLNIKDIELQKIREGTGGTFRLAFASAADADAAVDALEAASYEAWRP from the coding sequence ATGATCGACCGAATTGCGATTCTCGGAACGGGCCTCATCGGCGGCTCCCTCGGGCTCGCCTGGAAAGAGCGGCGGCCCGACTGCACCATCGTGGGCCACGACCGCCCCGACGTGCTGGAGACGGCGGAGGCGCGAGGCGCAATCGACGAAAAGGCGGCCGACCCAGTCACGGCGGTCGAGGCGGCCGACCTCGTGGTATTGGCCACGCCCCTCGCTACGGTGCTTACGCTCCTCGAATCGATTGGACCCCACGTGCCCGACGATGCGATCATAACGGACGTGGGGTCGGTCAAATCACCGGTGCTAGACCAGGCCGCGGATGTGCTTCCGGACGACCGTCAGTTCCTGGGCGGGCACCCAATGGCGGGCGCAGAGCACGCCGGCATTGACCACGCCGATCCTCTTCTCTTCGAAAACGCTGTGTACCTCCTGTGTCTCCCGGACGACCAGGACGAAACAGCCCTCGATGGCCCTCTCGCACCGGTGGTCGACTTGGTGGAGGCCACGGGGGCACGGCCTCTCCTCCTCTCCCCCGAGCGTCACGACCGCCTCGTGGCCGCCGTCAGTCACCTCCCCCAACTTCTGGCCGTAGCGCTCGTCAACACGGTCGCCGAGGCCGACGACCCAGACGAAGCCACCAACCTGGCCCTCGAGTTGGCCGGTGGCGGATTCCGGGACATGACGCGCATCGCCGACTCGCCGTTCGACATGTGGCGCGACATTCTCGTAGGCAACGAAGGCCCGATCCATGACGCCCTCAGCGACTTTCGGCGCACCCTCCGTCGTCTCCGCAACCGACTGATCGAAGACGACCTCGAAGGGCTGGAAGATGCCTTCACGGATGCCCAGACCGCCCGCGACGCTGTGCCGGGCGACTCCAAGGGCTTCTTGCACCCGTTGGCCGATGTATATGTCCGTGCCCCGGACGAACCCGGCATCATCCACGAGCTTACGGGCCACCTCGTGGAGGCAAACCTCAATATCAAAGACATTGAGCTCCAAAAGATTCGGGAAGGCACCGGAGGCACCTTTCGCCTCGCCTTTGCGAGTGCTGCCGACGCGGACGCGGCCGTTGATGCCCTGGAAGCCGCCTCCTACGAGGCGTGGCGTCCGTAA
- a CDS encoding isoamylase early set domain-containing protein — MIKKVNKRDSDQVKVTFVLPEDHPYGDDVSVVGDFNDWTAGEHEFVRRSNQTYSTNVMLKENERYAFRYYSEEQGWVNEEEADDYEGNDFGETNCIVET, encoded by the coding sequence ATGATTAAGAAGGTAAATAAGCGCGACTCCGATCAGGTGAAAGTGACGTTCGTTTTACCGGAGGACCATCCGTACGGAGACGACGTCTCGGTTGTCGGCGACTTCAATGACTGGACGGCCGGCGAACACGAATTCGTCCGCCGGAGCAACCAGACCTACAGCACGAACGTGATGCTGAAAGAGAATGAACGTTACGCTTTTCGCTATTACAGCGAGGAGCAGGGGTGGGTGAATGAGGAAGAGGCCGACGACTACGAGGGAAACGACTTTGGCGAGACGAACTGCATCGTCGAGACGTAG
- a CDS encoding trypsin-like peptidase domain-containing protein produces MSTKGKVSIALFVGGAFLAGILFATIGANLFGLGDTIGTPGQAANLDGSTALQQSADTNPQSLQNAFTGVAESVNPAVVQIRAQKVVERQTRNPFQGTPFEDFFGGPGGPEREFRSQGLGSGVVIRSDGHIITNNHVVENAEELSVVMLDGTEYDAKIVGTDPFSDLAVIKVDAEGLTAVSFGNSDQLKTGQWVLAFGSPLSQNLNNSVTAGIVSAIGRLRSPGQRRPTRGQSDREISPVQNFVQTDAAINPGNSGGPLVNLNGELVGINTAIASQTGGYQGIGFAIPANTVKRVATQIIEQGEVQRARLGVRYGPASQSLIKNEDLPSGAAVIGSVEDGSPADEAGLQAGDVVTSINGESLQNHLQIGNRVASMQPGDEVTLTISRNGEIREINVTLGAANTGGSDGGGEDSAPSQDQLMNELGLSIRNITPEIARQLGFDDTDGVVVTDVDRSNPMIRNSGLSPRQVIIEIAGKPTPDVETFQEVYGEIPPGEAFRVLVRLPQGFVDVTSLRKPADNG; encoded by the coding sequence ATGAGTACCAAAGGAAAAGTCTCAATCGCCCTCTTCGTTGGCGGGGCCTTTCTGGCCGGCATTCTTTTCGCCACGATCGGGGCCAACCTGTTCGGTCTCGGGGACACCATCGGCACGCCGGGACAGGCCGCAAACCTTGACGGCTCAACGGCCCTCCAGCAGTCGGCCGATACGAATCCCCAGAGCCTGCAAAATGCATTTACCGGGGTTGCGGAGTCCGTCAATCCGGCCGTCGTTCAGATCCGTGCCCAGAAGGTCGTGGAGCGCCAAACGCGCAATCCGTTCCAGGGCACCCCCTTCGAGGACTTTTTCGGCGGGCCGGGAGGACCGGAGCGGGAGTTTCGCTCGCAGGGCCTTGGCTCCGGCGTCGTAATTCGCTCGGACGGTCACATCATAACCAACAACCACGTAGTCGAGAACGCCGAGGAGCTGAGCGTGGTGATGCTGGACGGGACTGAGTACGACGCTAAGATCGTGGGCACCGATCCCTTCAGCGACCTTGCGGTAATTAAGGTCGATGCGGAGGGCCTCACCGCCGTGAGCTTCGGGAACTCCGATCAGCTCAAAACCGGGCAGTGGGTGCTTGCCTTCGGCTCGCCGCTTTCGCAGAACCTCAACAACAGCGTCACGGCCGGCATTGTGAGCGCCATCGGGCGGCTGCGCTCGCCCGGCCAGCGCCGCCCCACTCGCGGTCAGTCCGATCGGGAAATTAGTCCGGTCCAGAACTTCGTTCAGACCGACGCCGCCATCAATCCGGGCAACTCCGGCGGACCGCTCGTGAACCTGAACGGGGAACTCGTGGGCATCAACACGGCCATCGCCTCGCAAACCGGCGGCTACCAGGGCATCGGCTTTGCCATTCCCGCCAATACCGTGAAGCGCGTCGCCACTCAGATTATCGAGCAGGGCGAGGTGCAACGCGCTCGTCTCGGCGTCCGGTACGGACCTGCCTCTCAGTCTCTCATCAAGAACGAAGACCTGCCGAGCGGGGCCGCCGTCATCGGAAGCGTCGAGGATGGCTCTCCGGCCGACGAGGCAGGTCTGCAGGCGGGCGATGTCGTCACGTCGATCAACGGGGAGTCCCTTCAAAACCATCTCCAAATCGGCAACCGGGTCGCCAGCATGCAACCGGGCGACGAGGTGACGTTGACGATTAGTCGGAACGGGGAAATCCGCGAAATCAACGTGACGCTCGGTGCGGCGAACACCGGGGGATCGGACGGAGGAGGCGAAGACAGCGCCCCGTCTCAAGACCAGCTCATGAACGAACTCGGGTTGTCCATCCGAAACATCACGCCGGAGATTGCCCGTCAGCTCGGGTTTGACGACACCGACGGAGTGGTGGTTACGGATGTCGACCGGTCCAATCCAATGATCCGCAACTCGGGGCTGAGCCCGCGCCAGGTGATCATCGAGATCGCAGGGAAGCCCACCCCAGACGTGGAGACTTTCCAGGAGGTGTATGGCGAGATTCCACCTGGAGAAGCATTCCGCGTCCTTGTGCGCCTGCCGCAGGGCTTTGTGGATGTCACGAGCCTGCGCAAGCCCGCCGACAATGGCTAA
- a CDS encoding class II fumarate hydratase: MATDYRNERDSLGEVQVPSDALYGAQTQRAKENFPISDLRFARRFIEALGHVKQAAAKANRRLGLLDADTAEVVVEAAQEVIEGTHDDQFVLDIFQTGSGTSTNMNANEVIANRASELMGEERGSKAVHPNDDVNMSQSSNDTIPTSMHVAARMGMEETLLPALNALHKALQAKAEEFDDVLKSGRTHLMDATPVRLGQEFGGYAAQIEQSISRIEDASASLAEVALGGTATGTGLNRHTEFPEVALEALSDATGLDFFETDNHFAQQAGKELYVDAHGALNTLATALLKIANDLRLLSSGPTSGIGEIKLPVIQPGSSIMPGKVNPVQSEQVMMVAAQVTGNHQTLTVANTHGNFELNVMMPVMAHGMLQSIELLANSVEAFRTKCVEGIKADRERCQELLELNPSIATALNTAIGYDKASEVAKKAAKERKSVRTVVQEMGLLSEEELDEYLDVRAMTETGIPGEE, encoded by the coding sequence ATGGCTACCGACTACCGCAACGAACGCGACTCCCTGGGCGAGGTCCAGGTCCCGTCCGATGCCCTCTACGGCGCCCAAACGCAGCGCGCCAAGGAGAACTTTCCGATCAGCGACCTCCGCTTTGCCCGTCGCTTCATCGAAGCCCTCGGCCACGTCAAGCAGGCCGCCGCGAAGGCCAACCGACGCCTGGGCCTGCTCGATGCCGACACCGCCGAGGTGGTTGTAGAGGCGGCCCAGGAGGTCATTGAGGGCACGCACGACGACCAGTTCGTCCTCGACATCTTCCAGACCGGCAGCGGCACCTCCACCAACATGAACGCGAACGAGGTGATCGCGAACCGGGCCTCCGAGCTCATGGGCGAAGAGCGAGGCAGCAAGGCCGTGCACCCAAACGACGACGTGAACATGTCGCAGTCGTCCAACGATACCATTCCGACCTCCATGCACGTAGCCGCGCGGATGGGAATGGAGGAGACGCTGCTCCCCGCCCTCAACGCGCTCCACAAAGCCCTACAGGCAAAAGCGGAGGAGTTTGACGACGTGCTCAAAAGCGGCCGGACCCACTTGATGGACGCCACGCCGGTCCGGCTTGGGCAAGAGTTCGGCGGCTACGCGGCCCAGATCGAGCAGTCCATCTCGCGCATTGAAGATGCCTCCGCCTCCCTGGCCGAAGTTGCGCTCGGCGGCACGGCGACGGGCACAGGGCTAAACCGGCACACCGAGTTTCCGGAGGTGGCGCTGGAGGCGCTCTCGGACGCGACGGGACTCGACTTCTTCGAGACCGACAACCACTTCGCCCAGCAGGCGGGCAAGGAGCTGTACGTGGACGCCCACGGCGCCCTCAATACACTGGCCACGGCGCTCCTCAAGATTGCCAACGACCTGCGCCTCCTCTCCAGCGGCCCCACCAGCGGCATCGGAGAGATCAAGCTGCCCGTCATTCAGCCGGGCTCGTCCATCATGCCGGGCAAGGTGAACCCCGTGCAGAGCGAGCAGGTGATGATGGTGGCCGCACAGGTGACCGGCAACCATCAGACGCTCACTGTCGCCAACACGCACGGCAACTTCGAACTCAACGTCATGATGCCGGTCATGGCGCACGGCATGCTCCAGAGCATCGAGCTGTTGGCCAACAGCGTAGAGGCCTTCCGGACGAAATGCGTCGAGGGCATCAAGGCCGACCGCGAACGTTGCCAGGAACTGCTGGAGCTGAATCCGTCGATCGCCACGGCCCTCAACACGGCCATCGGCTACGACAAGGCCAGCGAGGTGGCGAAGAAGGCCGCGAAGGAGCGCAAGAGCGTGCGCACGGTCGTGCAGGAAATGGGCCTGCTCTCCGAAGAGGAGCTCGACGAGTACCTTGACGTGCGGGCAATGACGGAGACGGGGATTCCGGGAGAAGAATAG
- the panC gene encoding pantoate--beta-alanine ligase, which translates to MDLIRTVDGMQDHADVARSKGQTLALVPTLGALHEGHLALVRRALKEADHVTVSVFVNPTQFGPDEDYDEYPRDLEGDRDKLEALGVDVLFAPSVAEMYPYADDEALAGPLSWVEVEHLDQHLCGAYREGHFRGVTTVVTKLFHACKPDIGVFGKKDAQQYVILKHLVEDLLLDIDIVGVPTVREADGLAQSSRNAYLSETEREQATVLYDAVSAAEEAIQGGEQDAQAVVRAMDNILVTAPDGEVEYAEVVDAHTLQPVEHLAPGQDVLAAVAVYFGETRLIDNAFVEVPSA; encoded by the coding sequence ATGGACCTTATTCGTACGGTCGACGGCATGCAGGACCACGCGGATGTGGCGCGATCGAAGGGGCAGACCCTTGCGCTCGTTCCCACGCTCGGGGCCCTGCACGAAGGGCACCTGGCGCTTGTCCGCCGGGCCCTGAAGGAGGCCGACCACGTGACCGTCTCGGTGTTCGTGAATCCGACTCAGTTTGGGCCAGACGAAGACTACGACGAGTATCCTCGGGATTTGGAGGGGGATCGGGACAAACTGGAGGCATTGGGGGTGGATGTGCTTTTCGCTCCCTCAGTGGCGGAGATGTATCCCTATGCGGACGACGAGGCGCTGGCGGGGCCGTTGTCGTGGGTGGAGGTGGAGCACCTGGATCAGCACCTGTGCGGGGCATATCGCGAGGGACACTTCCGGGGCGTGACTACGGTCGTTACGAAGCTCTTTCACGCCTGCAAGCCGGACATCGGCGTCTTCGGCAAGAAGGACGCGCAGCAATACGTTATCCTCAAGCATCTGGTGGAGGACCTGCTTCTCGATATCGACATCGTGGGTGTACCCACGGTGCGGGAGGCCGATGGGCTCGCCCAGTCGTCTCGAAACGCCTATCTGAGCGAGACGGAACGGGAGCAGGCGACGGTCTTGTACGACGCCGTGTCGGCGGCCGAAGAGGCGATTCAGGGGGGGGAACAGGACGCCCAAGCGGTTGTTCGAGCGATGGATAATATCCTCGTAACGGCCCCCGACGGGGAGGTCGAGTACGCGGAGGTCGTGGATGCCCACACGCTTCAGCCCGTCGAGCACCTCGCGCCGGGGCAAGACGTTCTTGCCGCCGTGGCCGTCTATTTTGGCGAGACGCGCCTCATCGACAATGCGTTCGTGGAGGTGCCGTCCGCCTAA
- the panD gene encoding aspartate 1-decarboxylase — translation MTITMFKSKLHRLRVTQADLYYEGSITIDEELLDTAGILPYEKVQVVNVNNGERLETYTIPGDPGERTVCLNGPAARLAAPGDQVIVIAYADLTPNEAQGHHPRVVLVDEDNNVKETQTLDVSPGDTDITPEEAPDEDGWEDVLIA, via the coding sequence ATGACCATTACGATGTTCAAGTCGAAGCTCCACCGGCTTCGCGTCACACAGGCCGATCTCTACTACGAAGGGTCGATTACGATCGACGAGGAGCTGCTCGACACAGCCGGCATCTTGCCCTACGAAAAGGTGCAGGTCGTAAATGTCAACAATGGGGAGCGGCTTGAAACGTACACCATCCCGGGCGATCCCGGCGAGCGCACTGTTTGTCTCAATGGGCCCGCAGCCCGTCTTGCCGCTCCGGGAGACCAGGTCATCGTTATTGCCTACGCCGACCTTACCCCGAATGAGGCGCAAGGGCATCATCCGCGCGTCGTTCTCGTTGATGAGGACAACAACGTCAAGGAGACGCAGACCCTGGACGTGAGTCCGGGCGACACCGACATTACGCCCGAGGAAGCCCCCGACGAGGACGGATGGGAGGACGTGTTGATTGCGTAA
- a CDS encoding efflux RND transporter permease subunit, whose amino-acid sequence MNLPRLALRRPVTTMMVFLCLVVIGGLSTRLIPLELFPAFDVPVLWVNIPYPGSTPEEVERQITRPAEEALATLTDVKRMSSTSSPNQASLQLEFAFGTDTNLKAIEVREKLDGVRDQFPRDVQRIFVGQFSTSDMPILQVRISSDRDLSGAYELLNRKIKRRLERIEGISKVDLYGVAPREVRIDLLSDRVAAHRVNLVELMTMLRESGSSVTAGRVTDGGRRYTVRPATELTTLDEIRNLVVTNSGVRLKDVATVALETPELDHGRHLDRSYAVGLNVSKEAGANTVAVGRAVEASIQQLRDDPEMKGISVYVMDNSADGITSSLYDLVMAGLLGGVFAIMVLYLFLRRLSTTMIVALAVPISLLVTVGALYFMGFTLNVLSLMGLMLAVGMLVDNAVVVTENIHRHQRLTPEDHVGATLRGVKEVAMAVTAGTLTTAIVFAPMIVSQTDQVALFLKHVSVSICVALGVSLLISLTVVPLLTARLHPPDEKDEEAQWLQGLTAWYGALLDRLLRRRGVAGLLILLLLLSVAIPGMFVTQDFFPNDNTEREIRLFYHVTDTYTVERVEDAVDRVEEYLFTNRDTLEIASVYSYYRADHAQSTILLTETGRRTVDEIQEQVRTELPKLAIAQPSFTWENDNSGASIRLTLRGPSSDVLADLADEVARQISTVDGLQDVRSEARQGEKEVRVRVDQQRAHRHGLSSDAVGQTVAVALRGQPLRRFRTPTGEVEMRLRFQDADRQTMEQLHTLSLQGPENRPLPLGAVADLEVHRGPRSIQRENRATTVGVTAGLDGLTRDEAQGRLSAVLGNLELPTGYSWGFGERTQREEEQQATMMMNLLLALALIYLVMASLFESLIHPAAIWTSILFAIVGVFWFFLATNTALSIMAWIGVLILIGIVVNNAIVLIDHINTLRRAGQQRHAAIVQAAQERMRPILMTAATTILGLIPLCLGTTQVGGDGPAYFPMARAIVGGLAFSTVITLVILPAVYLFFDDLRTWGREMSRSVVNS is encoded by the coding sequence ATGAATCTCCCCCGTCTCGCCCTTCGCCGCCCCGTCACCACGATGATGGTCTTTCTGTGCCTCGTCGTGATTGGCGGCCTCTCCACGCGCCTCATCCCGCTGGAGCTCTTCCCGGCGTTTGACGTGCCGGTGCTCTGGGTCAACATTCCGTACCCCGGCTCTACCCCCGAGGAAGTGGAGCGCCAAATCACGCGGCCCGCGGAGGAGGCCCTGGCCACGCTCACGGACGTGAAACGGATGTCCTCCACCTCTAGCCCCAACCAGGCCAGCCTGCAACTGGAGTTTGCCTTCGGCACCGACACGAACCTGAAGGCCATCGAGGTGCGCGAAAAGCTCGACGGCGTGCGCGACCAGTTCCCCCGCGACGTCCAGCGCATCTTCGTGGGCCAGTTTTCGACGAGCGACATGCCCATTCTCCAGGTCCGCATTTCGTCGGACCGGGATCTGTCCGGCGCCTACGAACTGTTAAACCGGAAAATCAAGCGTCGACTGGAGCGAATCGAGGGGATTTCGAAGGTCGACCTCTACGGTGTGGCCCCGCGCGAGGTGCGCATTGATCTACTGTCGGACCGCGTGGCTGCCCACCGCGTCAACCTGGTCGAACTCATGACGATGCTGCGAGAAAGCGGCTCGTCCGTCACGGCCGGGCGGGTGACGGACGGCGGACGGCGCTACACGGTACGGCCCGCCACCGAGCTTACGACACTAGACGAAATCCGAAATCTCGTGGTCACAAACAGCGGCGTGCGGCTGAAGGACGTGGCCACTGTGGCGCTGGAAACGCCCGAACTGGACCACGGACGCCACCTGGACCGCTCCTATGCCGTGGGGCTGAACGTGTCGAAGGAGGCAGGAGCAAACACCGTGGCCGTAGGCCGGGCCGTGGAGGCCTCAATCCAACAGTTGCGGGACGATCCCGAAATGAAGGGCATCAGCGTCTACGTAATGGACAACAGCGCGGACGGCATCACCTCGTCGCTTTACGATCTCGTGATGGCAGGGCTGCTCGGCGGCGTCTTTGCCATCATGGTACTCTACCTCTTCCTCCGCCGCCTCTCCACCACAATGATCGTGGCGCTCGCCGTCCCCATCTCCCTCCTCGTCACCGTGGGCGCGCTCTACTTCATGGGCTTCACGCTGAACGTCCTCAGTCTGATGGGCCTCATGCTGGCAGTAGGCATGCTAGTGGACAACGCCGTCGTGGTCACCGAAAACATCCACCGACATCAGCGCCTCACGCCGGAGGATCACGTGGGCGCGACGCTGCGGGGCGTGAAGGAGGTGGCCATGGCCGTAACGGCCGGAACGCTCACGACCGCCATTGTCTTCGCTCCGATGATCGTGAGCCAGACCGATCAGGTGGCGCTCTTCCTAAAGCACGTCTCCGTTTCCATCTGTGTGGCGCTGGGCGTGTCGCTCTTGATCTCGCTGACGGTGGTGCCGCTGCTCACGGCTCGCCTGCATCCCCCCGACGAAAAGGACGAGGAGGCCCAATGGTTGCAGGGACTCACGGCCTGGTACGGCGCACTGCTCGACCGACTGCTCCGTCGCCGCGGCGTGGCCGGGCTCCTCATTCTCCTCCTCCTGCTGAGCGTGGCCATCCCCGGGATGTTCGTGACCCAGGACTTCTTCCCCAACGACAACACCGAGCGCGAAATCCGGCTCTTCTACCACGTGACCGACACGTATACGGTGGAGCGCGTGGAGGACGCCGTCGATCGAGTGGAAGAATACCTGTTTACGAACCGGGACACCCTCGAAATTGCGTCCGTCTACAGCTACTACCGCGCCGACCACGCCCAGTCCACAATCCTCCTCACCGAGACCGGCCGGCGAACGGTAGATGAAATTCAGGAGCAGGTCCGCACCGAGCTGCCGAAGCTTGCGATCGCCCAGCCGTCGTTTACCTGGGAAAACGACAATTCGGGCGCGTCCATCCGCCTCACGCTCCGCGGTCCCTCTAGCGACGTGCTCGCAGATCTGGCCGACGAGGTGGCCCGGCAGATTTCCACAGTGGACGGTCTTCAGGACGTGCGCTCGGAGGCGCGGCAGGGCGAAAAGGAAGTGCGCGTGAGGGTCGACCAACAGCGAGCGCACCGGCACGGCTTGTCAAGCGACGCAGTGGGACAAACGGTGGCCGTCGCCCTGCGTGGGCAGCCGCTCCGCCGCTTCCGCACCCCGACCGGAGAGGTGGAGATGCGCCTCCGCTTCCAGGACGCCGACCGACAAACGATGGAGCAACTGCACACCCTTTCGCTGCAAGGCCCAGAAAACAGGCCGCTTCCCCTTGGGGCCGTGGCCGACCTGGAAGTCCACCGAGGCCCTCGGTCGATCCAGCGGGAAAACCGCGCCACCACCGTCGGCGTGACGGCAGGACTCGACGGCCTGACACGGGACGAAGCGCAGGGGCGCCTCTCTGCCGTGCTTGGCAACCTGGAGCTGCCCACCGGCTACTCGTGGGGATTCGGCGAGCGCACACAACGGGAAGAGGAGCAACAGGCCACCATGATGATGAACCTGCTTCTGGCCCTGGCGCTCATTTACCTCGTCATGGCCTCGCTCTTCGAGTCTCTCATCCACCCTGCCGCCATCTGGACCTCCATTCTGTTCGCCATCGTAGGCGTCTTCTGGTTCTTCCTGGCAACGAACACCGCCCTTTCTATCATGGCGTGGATCGGCGTGCTCATCCTCATCGGCATTGTCGTGAACAACGCCATCGTGCTCATCGACCATATCAACACGCTCCGCCGGGCGGGGCAGCAGCGGCACGCCGCGATCGTGCAGGCGGCACAGGAGCGCATGCGCCCCATCCTGATGACGGCCGCAACGACCATCCTCGGCCTCATTCCGCTGTGCCTGGGCACGACGCAGGTGGGCGGCGACGGTCCGGCCTACTTCCCGATGGCCCGGGCAATCGTCGGAGGACTGGCCTTCTCGACTGTCATCACGCTCGTCATCCTTCCTGCCGTCTACCTCTTCTTCGACGACCTGCGCACGTGGGGACGTGAGATGTCCCGATCGGTGGTGAACAGCTGA